Within Vicia villosa cultivar HV-30 ecotype Madison, WI linkage group LG1, Vvil1.0, whole genome shotgun sequence, the genomic segment ggtttccattcaaaGTCCAATGATGGTAAGGAATGGCCAATGCAAACATGAATACTGTCATGAAGAAAAATCCCATCAATTGGATTGTAAATCTTCCAATTCTATCAATGAATGCAACTGTGAACCAGTAACCAGGAACAGTGCTGCAAAGGGCTATGAGTGTCTGTGCTCTAGCAATTTTGTAAACCTCTTCAAGGGCACTCATGGTTTTAGCTTCCGGTATCCATCCAATTGCGCTAAAAACATCTTTCTGGAAAAGATTCtgactataatatgcaatatcCAACAAGAACCAAGTAATAGCAGTTGCAAACAAATGTAGTCCATGACGACAAAGAAACCTTTTCGTAAACAAACCAAAATCATTCCCTCTTTGTCTTTGGTTTTGATCCAATTGTTGAACCTTTTCCGGTTCGGTTTCTATCTCAACTTGCATAACTTTTGCCATATCTGCAGCAGCTTGCTGAGTATTCTTTGCAACCAAAGCAGTGTATCTTGCAGTTTCAGGCATTTTCATCCTCCAATAGTATGTCAGTGCTGCCGGAATTGCACCGAACATCAAGACTATCCTCCAAACATAATCAGCTTGAGGAACTGTGGACAGAGTTGGGTTAACCTGAAAAGCTGGAGAAGGGTACAAGGCTTTAAAAACAGATGAAACTATAATTCCAACCGCTCCACCAGCCAAAATTCCAAAACCTTGCATAGCAAAAACAGCAGCTATAAATGCGCCTCGGGTCTTTTTGTTTGCATACTCAGACATGATTGTAGCGGAAAGAGGATAATCACCACCGATTCCAAATCCAAGCCAAAACCTAAAGAAACAAAGAGTAGCGACAACAGCTTTGGGATCATTCCCAAAAGAGAGACCAGAAGCAAGGGAAGCTATGACCATAAGCATAAGAGTCATTCCATAAACACGTTTCCTTCCCATTTTGTCACCAAGCCAACCAAAGAAAAGTTGTCCAGCAAGTGTTCCACAGAAGGCAACACCATTGATTGCCGCAGAAACATTTTGTGGCAGAGAACCTGGATTGTTGCCACCATCATAGTAATAGATACGGCCAAGCAATTTGGTGACAAGGGAAATGCAGAAGAGATCATAGGAGTCAGTAAAGAAACCCATTCCAGCAATCACAATAGCTGTGAAATGGTACATTTGTGTCTTGGCCACATCAAGGGCATTCAGAACCTTCAGTTGTTCTTTAGCCATGATGACAACACTTTCTCACAAAAGTACCTTAACCTGAAACTGAAATATACCAAATAAAGATGTTAGAGAAAAGATTATAAAATAAGAACTAATATGACAATTGAAATCATAAAAAGCTATGATACTCATAGCAAATATTTATAATGAAATCGATAGAGTAAATATAAGAAGATTCCGGTGTAATGCGAATGGTATAATAATAAATAACGGAACATGCGATATTAGTGAATAACAAGAGAAAGAATCAAAACAAGATTCCCAAAATTATAGGTAAACCTAAATTACGTGCACAgcaaacctaattaatttaacaTTTATCACAACAatgttaattttaaatatttatgaattttttaaaaaataataacaaaaatggtccaaaaaaaaaataataataataacaaaatgtTTATATGTGCATGTCTTGCTGATTTTACCCTTATAAGCCGATTTGAATCATTTGacggtgaaaaagaaaaatagtattattAAATTTGGTTAAAATTGGTTTAGAGGGTGGCACCACACAAAAGGAAAACAATGAAAAACGTAAACAAAAAACATAAAGAACACTGTTAATTAAAACTGAACCTACAAACAATGGTTTACTATTTCATGAGAACGAGAAATAAAGGAAACTAATAGTAAATTTAGATAAAATAAAGCAGTGATTATAGAAtggataaattaaaaatttaaataaatacctTAATGGTTATGCGCAAGAGAGCAAGAATCAACGAATGATGAGTGTTGCGTTGATACtttaaaatgaatatatatgCTATATTCATATACAAATCAAAGAGTCCTTCTTTATaactataatttttaatttttattttttcactaaaagatgaatttaaatttaaatttaatttactcTCGAATTCTATGCTCTTGCTATCCAATTCTACGCTTTTTCCGTATCAAACTCTAATTCtgttttaggattttatttttcttcctatTTTGTTTAGTTGTTACAAACGGTTACCTATTTTTCTCATACATCAAAGGAGATGCACTCatgatataaaataattttaaattatcatttaataaaaaatatattattttataatctcatataaatgatttagaatttgaatttaattggtatgtgttaagagtcccacatcggacaatatatggtctgaacatgtccttataagtggggacaatcctcaccttacaagccggttttgtagggttgagttaggcctaaccacacttcttaacatggtatcagagcctcgtttaagatccggtgggccaccttctatggtttccgctatcgggccacccgccatttatttccacgctccagttgtctagtcctgggcgtgagggggtgtgttaagagaggcctaaccacacttcttaacagtatgcactgacagtataaaacagttttacaccgtcagtgaatCGTGACCGTTAAATGCTTATTgaaatttaacttttaatttaattaattataaaatgataTTTGTGAATGGTTGTGATGCAATGATTGTGTAAAGAATTTTACATTGACAGTGCATAGTAATTAATTTCTTAAAACTTTTATTCTAATTTGACAAGATTTATTTTACACTTTTAGTGCATCATCCCTAATCGTCCTCTCAGAATTTTGGTAAGTGGtcgatttaaaattaatttttattcctATCTATTTATTTGGTAAGTTATTAAGATTactaatatttttgaattttattttatttataatttcaaaattttaaaaatattaacaaatatgttaaaataatataaaagcaATTAGTTAtagttgattattttttattctcaTGGAAGTAAAATATTTCCACCCTTTGACATgggaataaatatttaaattttcatgaATAATTGAGATTCTTTGGAATAAAAGATTTGTGCGCATAATTTATAAAAACttgaaacaaatataaaaatataagattCTCAACCTCACATTCTTGAAAATACAATTTGtatccatcaaataaatactcCCTATATAATTTGTCGAACAAATTGATTGGAATTATATTTGGAGCAATAACATTTTCAATATGGTATATTTAAACCATCAAACAAACACACCATAATTCTTCCTCTTAAACTTTTAATCTTTCTCTAGGAAATTTGTTTATGTTAAtttgttgattcaaatattttaattttttttactctaattctaaaaatttatttttttaattctaattcTAAAGTTTCATGAATTAAATATATTTCTCTCATCTATGATGTGGTTGatactataatttttataatttgatttaaGTTAACGCAAATATTTGTCTTTTTATCTTATTTATCAAACttgtttgttatttaaaaaacaaGACTTGTACAAAAGTTTTTCATCGGAATATGCATTAAACATCAAcacctttattttataaaaattttaaataatcaattaatgaacttagataaacatctatgtcATTTTTAGATTGTCTtgcttcatacatcatcatactTAATATCATATATTTGCACTTCATGCTCAACCAAGGAAATAGATTGTAAATCGTGGGAAGAATAGGCCACTAAGAATGGTTAGTACTCATACTATCAAAGAGATTCATTCTAGTGCGGTCAAAAtgggctacccgaccctaaacgGGCCGATCCTAAgctttttagggctgggccaaaaaggccctatgtttttttttttttaaacagctCATGTAATAGATTAaaagagtactaggggtactctaaCCCTTACAAGAGAAACAGGAAAAAGACCTGAAAAACCAACAATTTAAGGACACAAGTGAGGGTTTTTAAACCACTCATAAAAATTACACATAATTCTATCTTTGGCTGTAATTGCAAGCCACCACCACGATTGCCAAAGTATCCTGTAAAATAACTCCTCCGAGTCGAAAACAGCAGCATTAAACAGAATATCATTACGCTGCCTCCATATACACCAACAAATGGTTAACCAAATAGCAGCAGCCCTTTTAGGTGACATCTTCCCTGCTAACACTATTACAAAGCTCAGGAAATGGTTGCAGCACTCTACTATTATGGGCATGTCAACTTCCAACCATAGAAAAATTCTTCTCCATAAAATCTGCACTTTATCACACTGCAACATCAAGTGAGAAACGTCCTCCACCTCCTATTGGCACAAGATGCATTGGGTCTCTTGGAGCTGTGTGATAATGCCTCTACAAAATAGTTATTTTTTAGTTGGCAGTCTGTCCAGTAGTAGTCTCCATCCATAAATCTTGAGTTTCGAAGGGACAATAGCCCCCCAGCAGAGTCGGTTACCAAGGTTCAGTTCTTCATTTAAAACATCCTCCGCTCGGACCTGCAACAATAAATCATAGGCAGAGGAGACAGTATATATTTTACGCGTATCATGAGGCCAAACAATCCGGTCATTAACATTCCCTACCGGCTTAATCCCATGCAGTAAGTTTTTCAGCTCATCATATTCCTTTGACGCCTCGATGCCCAAAACTTCTTCTGCACACACGATATTCCACACCCATTCAGCACCACACCAGGCCCTCATACTAGCAACACATTCATCCTTTGACCATATTTCCAGATATAGGTTTGGAAACAAGGCTGCCAAGGTATCCGTACCTATCCATCGACATTTCCAAAACAAAGCCAGATTACCATCGCCCAATTTAACCGTTATCTTCTCCATAACACCATCAGATTTATCATACACCAACATTAGATCACTCCACCACAATGAATCATTGGAATTAAAGAGATGTTCACCTCTAACCCAAAGCCTTTTCTGTATgtcaccatatctcaccttcatcACTCCACCCCATATTGAATCTTCTTTTACCAAAAAGCGCCATATCCATTTAAGTAGCAAAGCTTTATTAAAGATACCTATGTCTTTTATCCCCAATCCACCTTGTTGTTTTGACTGacaaattttatcccatttaaccCAGGCCACACATATaggctcgagatttactacccgagctCGGCTCTAGATGGGCTTCGGACTACCCGACTCTAAATgcgtttttaattttaaaaaattaaaaaataaaaactccatagtatttattataaatgaaattaaaaattatgttattttaaacataatacatttttaagtactatatcatctcttataaatactataatgtgtttctaaatacaatttatgtataaattgtataaaataatacttgaatatttattataagagaaaactaatataatatgatgaaaaaatgttgattatattaatgtataatatttaaaagagaaagattgaatagaatagagataaaatttagtgaagtgagaaaaatcaatatgctatttcggagtaagataatataaatattaatattttttaaaaatttataattatgcgggcctaatGGCTACCCACGGCctatatgggctagccctaatgggtaacGGGTTTTCAGGACTGGGTTAAAAAgaccctgaaaaatatgggctctaatttttaggcccaagccctatgattATTCGGGCCTGACGGGCCAGCCCAAATGGGCTAACCCATTTTGACGGCTCTAGTTCATTCCATCCGTGGCAAGCTCAAGCCTAAGTTTCTTGGCTCAAGGCCAAAACCTAGAAACAATTAATCAATTTTCTTCTACATGGCGAATGTTTCCATCACATTTTCTTTCGTCTGCATGTCATCTTATGTTCTTTGCGTCAGTTGCATTAGCAAAAAGTCTTTTGAACCTTGAAATTATTGGCAACTACCATAACACtttagtgaaggatagaaaaacacttagaaagggggggtttgaataagtgtagtctaaaaacttgaacgataaaaacaatttgcacagttatttgtatcctggttcgttgttaactaaactactccagtccacccccacggagtgatttacctcacctgaggatttaatccactaatcgcaacagattacaatggttttccacttagcccacgactaagtcttctagagtatcctgatcacaacctgatcactctaggaacaaatgcttagacacaagctaagactttcttagagtatcctgaccaccaagtgatcactctaattacaactgcttagacacaagctaagacttcctagagtatcctgatcaacacttgatcactctagttacttacaaattaatgtaatcaattctaagagtattacaaatgcttctgaaaagctataatcacaacagtgatatttctcttaacgtttaagcccaatctcactaatatattacaacaacaatgtagtgagctttgatgaagatgaagtttctgagctttgatgaagatgaagtttctgagctttgatttgaacagcgtttcagcaagttaatattcacagaaatcgtcaagaattggttaaccttgcttctcatcagaacttcatatttataggcacttgagaagatgaccgttgggagcatttaatgctttgcgtattccgtacagcattgcatttaatgtttcacgcttttgtcaactacctcgagccttgttcacgctgtgtctattgagttgcctttaatagcttccaacgttccttttgtcagtcagcgtagcctgccacctgtactttcttctgatttgatgtttgtgtatacaacgtttgagtatcatcagagtcaaacagcttggtgcatagcatcttcttgtcttctgaccttgaagtgcttctgagcgtgataccatgagaacttcagtgcttctgcttctgatctcaagttcttctgatgcttccatagacccatgttctgattctgctttgaccatcttctgatgtcttgccagaccatgttctgatgttgcatgctgaaccttctgagtcaaagcttctgagcgctaatttgtgcatactctttatatatttcctgaaaaggaaattgcaatgtattagagtaccacattatctcacacaaaattcatatccttgttatcatcaaaactaagaatattgatcagaacaaatcttgttctaacatttagTAGGAGGACACTTCTTACTACATTGTCATCAGTATTGTTGTTCTTCAACTTGTAGTGCAACTCACCATATTCTGGACATTGATCCAAATTTTCATACTCTTTCCTGTATAATATGCAACCATTAGGGCATGCATGTATTTTGACATACGCCAAATACATTGGACACAATATCTTCTTGACATCATAATAAAGATCCGGAAAATTGTTATCTTCTGATAGCATTTGTTTCAACAAATCAAGCaattatttgaaacttttattcGACCACCCATTTTTTGCCTTtagattaaacaattttaacaacGGAGACAATCACTTAAAACTGGTGCATCCCTTATATAAAAGCGCATCTTTGGCGCTGCATAAATTATCATAAATATGAGCTTTTAGATAAGACGATCCTCCCTTATCATGGATCATATCTTCTAGTCGATCATCCATGTTGTACATACCAAAAATACTTAGGCCAATTTAAGAGCTCAGAATCTGAGGTTGAGAGATGTAGCAAAGAAGCCAGCTTGTAGAACTCGACCGAGTAGGCTTGAGGGTTACCCCTACTCGGGACACTAGGAAAGTCTGAAGGATCTACGGGTTAGCACATCGGTTGCTGGCTAGCCTTAGCCGAATGTGGCGGTTACAAATACGAAAGGATGTTCGAGCTGCTATGCAAAGCGTTATGTTCCATAAAGGCGGTGACTGAAGTTATGATTAGTACCATTATTATGGGTCTCCAAGAGTCACTTCATAATGGCTTCAGATCATCAATGCAAAGGTATAAATAAGGACTTCCAGCTGAGGAATAAGCAAGACATTCACTCTTGAGTTCACGCATACTACTATTGTGCAACTCGAATCCCTTAATCTATCCATTCACCCTCTCAATCTTACACAATACAGTTGCAACCTCACTGCATTGACTTCCGGGAGGTGATCCAAATTTTTTTTACATGAACACatatattcatcatcttcatccattTATGACAACTCATTTCGATTATAATCCACTTCTCCATTTCACGTCCATGTCGTATAATTTGACATAATCCATCACAACAtagatgattgaatatttctttatttgattattttatgATATTCTTGCAAACAATACAAGGACGATAAAAGATACCATTATTGTCGAtaacattttttttgaaaaattcaaggAATTCAAGATCTCCTTTCTCATACACTGGACCTAATCTATTAGCTTTcttccaactacgatccataacaaattttgaaatttatataaAAGGACTGTTGTGAATGACACACTAATGCTACACGCACAAAACCTAAAGCATGTGCAGTAAATCTGAATAAAACATAAAAGCACAATAATCTAAAGCATATTCAATAAACACAAACCACTGATTCATGAAAGAAACAAGTAACGATTGACTGGCCCAAAACATTCAAGCATCAGAGAATGGTAACGTATCAGACATTCAAAGAGGATGGTGAAGATTCCGCTTCCAGAAATAATTCTTCGAAGAGGATGGTGAGGATTACGCTTCCAGAAATGATTCTTCGAAGATGAAGGCGATAATTTAGCTTCCATAAATGATTCTTCGAAGGTGAATATTTTGCTTCCTGGAATGATTCTTTGAAGATGATGGTGAAGATTTCGCAATTGTTGTTGTCTCGTTCGCTCGGGTACACCGTGTTATGAAAGGAATAAAGTACCTGTTACATTTTAATTTTGAGGGAAACAATTTCACAACGGTTGCAAGATTCAACCGTAGTGAAATATGGAACATATAACCATGGTTTATCATAACACCCGTAGTtattataatttcaatttttaaataaaaataaatgttaaagAACGAGCGCTTATTTGTACTGAAAATATGGAAAAATATTGACACTGGGATTTGAAAATTGTCAGCTAAATTATACGACAAAGGTTCTTTAAAGGAACCGTGATGAAATGTTTTTGAATAATACAATAAAAGAAGCATGGAAAAAATGAGATATGACTATGGTGGATAAATGGCCGTGGTAATATTGTGTTACCGAAAGTGTTTTCTATAGTAGTGTAAGATCTAACACAACGAGATCTTAGCACTACTGAAAATGATGTTAAGATCTAACCCAAAGAGATCTTGGCACTACTTATGAGAAACTTCGATCTAACACAAAGAGATCGTCGCTTTGTGAAAAAAGATGCTCTAATCTAACACGAAGAGATCATCGCATTGTTGAAAACAAACTCCCATCCAACACAAAGAGATTGTTACCCTTGTGAAGTTGATACTCTGATCTAACACTTAGAGATCGTTACGCTGTTGAAATAATGCTTAGGTCTAACACAAAGAAATCCTTGCACTGCTGATAATGATGCTTTGATCTAACACACATGATAATGATGCTTTGATCTAACACACAGAGATCGTCACATCGCTGAAATGATGCTTAGATCTAAGTCTAGGGGTGTCCgcagtgcggtttgggcggttttgacgaaaaaatcaTCTAaatcgcaagagaaaaaatcgtgcggtttggtttggcggttggcttttaaaaaaaatccgaaccaaaccaaaccaaactaatgcggtttggttcggttcggttgattcggttttttacaaatattttattaaatcatacatatacatatagatgacaatataactttgtatttagacattcatacactatcaaataacaacaaaactcgtcatattttgacaacaactttctatttaatatgtaaaaattaaattagacaaaagcggaataataaacataaaataatattataaaacaatataaaagttattagaatgaaacaaaaatagaagagacgagagattagtgaaagtgaaaaagaaaaaacaaaagagttgagagattagagaagaagttgtgcgataaaaacgaaactaaaataggtaacatttgcataaaaatgagaaggtgaaaaagaaagaatataagagagtatagattatagaaaaagaggaaaaatgtatgtggcaaagaaggcgtgataatgctattagagatttgagaagatcggaactaaaatcatatgtgtaaggatgagaaaattgttcgtaatcataaggctaaggtgtaataggtttaagtttgggttggatgtgagttaagtaaaagttaggtggTAACATattgcggtttgattcggtttgattt encodes:
- the LOC131618150 gene encoding low affinity inorganic phosphate transporter 1-like, which produces MAKEQLKVLNALDVAKTQMYHFTAIVIAGMGFFTDSYDLFCISLVTKLLGRIYYYDGGNNPGSLPQNVSAAINGVAFCGTLAGQLFFGWLGDKMGRKRVYGMTLMLMVIASLASGLSFGNDPKAVVATLCFFRFWLGFGIGGDYPLSATIMSEYANKKTRGAFIAAVFAMQGFGILAGGAVGIIVSSVFKALYPSPAFQVNPTLSTVPQADYVWRIVLMFGAIPAALTYYWRMKMPETARYTALVAKNTQQAAADMAKVMQVEIETEPEKVQQLDQNQRQRGNDFGLFTKRFLCRHGLHLFATAITWFLLDIAYYSQNLFQKDVFSAIGWIPEAKTMSALEEVYKIARAQTLIALCSTVPGYWFTVAFIDRIGRFTIQLMGFFFMTVFMFALAIPYHHWTLNGNQIGFVVMYSLTFFFANFGPNATTFVVPAEIFPARLRSTCHGISAAAGKAGAMVGAFGFLYAQNSIGLRNVLLILGGANLLGMLFTLLVPESKGKSLEEISGEADEETNNTNRESALKAGLQV